The following are encoded together in the Streptomyces rapamycinicus NRRL 5491 genome:
- a CDS encoding FkbM family methyltransferase: MRRLVDQAALDLGREYVRHAPWSAGKRALVERHLNAALRDRPLHRLARTRFGATFAVDTQDLIQRYLYLFGVWEPHMTRWLQRRLKPGDVFVDVGANIGYYSVLASRLVGRGGTVVAIEASPTFHQLLQRHARRNDRTNIRALNAAVSDRDELLTFILASSRNMGANSVVPYDGPAESTFEIAAQPLPDLLTDDEITNARVIKIDVEGAEGSVVRGLVPLLDKLRPDAELTVEVTPQRMSDLGDSVEDLLTALKDHGFHVYRLPNDYAAASYPDALRHPPEVPVRWRGPVTEESDLVFSRVDAETLP; this comes from the coding sequence ATCCGCAGGCTCGTCGACCAGGCCGCTCTCGACCTCGGCCGCGAGTACGTCCGCCACGCGCCCTGGAGCGCCGGAAAGCGGGCCCTGGTCGAACGCCACCTCAACGCCGCCCTGCGGGACCGCCCCCTGCACCGCCTGGCCCGTACCCGCTTCGGCGCCACCTTCGCCGTCGACACCCAGGACCTCATCCAGCGGTACCTCTACCTCTTCGGCGTCTGGGAGCCCCATATGACGCGGTGGCTCCAGCGCCGGCTGAAGCCCGGGGACGTCTTCGTGGACGTCGGGGCCAACATCGGCTACTACAGCGTCCTCGCCTCCCGCCTCGTCGGCCGCGGCGGGACGGTGGTGGCGATCGAGGCCTCACCGACGTTCCACCAGCTCCTCCAGCGCCACGCCCGGCGCAACGACCGCACCAACATCCGCGCCCTCAACGCGGCCGTCTCCGACCGCGACGAACTGCTGACCTTCATCCTCGCCAGCTCCCGCAACATGGGTGCCAACAGCGTCGTCCCCTACGACGGCCCCGCCGAGTCCACCTTCGAGATCGCGGCCCAGCCCCTGCCCGACCTCCTCACCGACGACGAGATCACCAACGCCCGGGTCATCAAGATCGACGTGGAGGGCGCGGAAGGCAGCGTGGTCCGCGGCCTCGTCCCCCTCCTCGACAAACTGCGCCCCGACGCCGAACTGACCGTCGAGGTCACCCCCCAGCGCATGTCCGACCTGGGCGACTCCGTCGAAGACCTGCTGACCGCCCTCAAGGACCACGGCTTCCACGTCTACCGCCTGCCCAACGACTACGCGGCAGCCAGCTACCCCGACGCCCTGCGGCACCCACCCGAGGTTCCGGTCCGCTGGCGAGGCCCGGTCACGGAGGAAAGCGACCTGGTCTTCTCGCGGGTCGACGCGGAGACGCTGCCCT